The following are from one region of the Heliangelus exortis chromosome 2, bHelExo1.hap1, whole genome shotgun sequence genome:
- the AVL9 gene encoding late secretory pathway protein AVL9 homolog isoform X1, with product MRFPGRRLKRSRLALATPPMNPTFPGELPAEREESDTAPPPELPCPQRGHLLRGRDEAKPSPGCRGEGGRSGKRKGDASGAPPSPGRALRKRRRPGLCPCGTLGRLEAEREAEHGGILRSGHRRGSMEKRGASPAAPTRGPVLHIVVVGFHHKKGCQVEFSYPSLKPGEGHDSHSLPEEWKYLPFLALPDGAHNYQEDTVFFHLPPRCGDRTTVYGVSCYRQIEAKALKVRQADITRETVQKSVCVLCQLPLYGLLQAKLQLITHAYFEEKDFSQISILKELYDHMNSSLGSTLLEGSQVYLGLSPRDLVLHFRHKVLILFKLILLEKKVTCCRLRQVLFYISPVNRLVGALMTVLSLFPGMIEHGLTDCSQYKPRKSISEDSGLQENTPRLDDSVSAADTSNTNLRMGEGGRKTAGNHTLEAKVPFSQLEKTCNGAQSSNGTVQRLKVPSRASPASSESDWETLDPSVLEDLNLKEGEHENTASEQAGNLPSEGMSSESLPITVQPQANTGHAVLVPGLVSGLEEDQYGMPLAIFTKGYLCLPYMALQQHHLLSDVTVRGFVAGATNILFRQQKHLSDAIVEIEDAQVQIHDPELRKILNPTTADLRFADYLVKHVTENRDDVFLDGTGWEGGDEWIRAQFSAYLHALLAAVLQPDNEKTLADFGTAFVAAWKNTHNYRVWNSNKHPALAEVNSSHPFQGQYSVSDVKLRLSHSVQNSERGKKIGNAMVSTSRNVVQTGKAVGQSVGGAFTSAKSAMSSWFSTFTQSTQSLGD from the exons ATGCGTTTTCCTGGCCGGAGGTTAAAACGAAGCCGCTTGGCCCTGGCAACCCCTCCAATGAATCCAACCTTCCCGGGGGAGCTCCCTGCGGAGCGGGAGGAGTCTGACACCGCCCCTCCTCCAGAACTGCCCTGCCCACAGCGCGGGCACCTCCTGCGGGGACGGGATGAAGCGAAACCCTCCCCCGGCTGCCgtggagagggagggaggagcgGTAAGAGGAAGGGTGATGCCAGCGGCGCCCCGCCCTCCCCTGGCCGGGCGCTGCGGAAGCGCAGGCGGCCGGGGCTGTGTCCCTGTGGGACCCTTGGGCGGCTGGAGGCGGAGCGAGAAGCCGAGCACGGCGGCATCCTCCGGAGCGGCCATCGCAGGGGCTCTATGGAGAAGCGGGGCGCTTCACCGGCCGCCCCAACTCGGGGCCCGGTGCTGCACATCGTGGTGGTGGGCTTCCACCACAAGAAGGGCTGCCAG GTTGAATTTTCCTATCCTTCCCTAAAGCCTGGAGAAGGACATGACAGCCACAGTTTACCAGAGGAATGGAAATACTTGCCATTTCTTGCCTTACCAGATGGTGCTCACAACTATCAGGAAG aTACTGTGTTCTTCCATTTGCCACCAAGATGTGGGGATCGAACCACAGTATATGGCGTCTCTTGCTATAGGCAAATTGAAGCAAAG GCATTAAAAGTACGGCAAGCAGACATCACCCGAGAAACAGTGCAGAAAAGTGTCTGTGTTCTCTGTCAACTG cCTTTGTATGGGCTACTTCAGGCAAAGCTGCAACTCATTACCCACGcgtattttgaagaaaaagactTCTCCCAAATTTCAATTCTAAAG GAGCTGTATGATCATATGAATAGTTCCTTGGGCAGTACTTTGCTAGAAGGGTCACAAGTTTATCTTG GTCTGTCTCCTCGGGATCTTGTTCTCCATTTTAGACACAAG gtcttgattctttttaaattgattCTTCTAGAGAAAAAGGTAACGTGTTGTAGGCTGAGGCAG GTGCTGTTTTATATTTCTCCAGTAAATAGACTGGTGGGAGCTCTGATGACTGTTCTGTCACTCTTTCCTG GTATGATTGAACATGGTCTTACTGACTGCTCACAGTATAAACCAAGAAAGAGCATATCGGAGGATTCCGGCTTGCAGGAAAACACACCACGGTTAGATGACTCTGTGTCTGCTGCTGATACTTCAAATACAAACTTAAGAATGGGAGAAGGAGGCAGGAAGACAGCAGGAAACCACACACTGGAAGCAAAAGTGCCTTTCTCCCAGTTAGAGAAGACTTGCAACGGAGCTCAGTCCTCCAATGGTACGGTGCAGCGCTTGAAAGTTCCTTCTCGGGCTTCTCCAGCCTCCTCTGAAAGTGACTGGGAGACCTTAGATCCTAGTGTTTTGGAGGACTTGAATCTGAAAGAAGGTGAACATGAAAATACAGCATCAGAACAGGCTGGTAATCTTCCAAGTGAAGGCATGAGCTCAGAAAGCCTTCCAATCACTGTGCAGCCCCAAGCGAATACAGGACACGCGGTGCTTGTTCCAGGACTGGTATCTGGATTAGAAGAGGACCAGTATGGTATGCCATTGGCTATTTTTACAAAG GGGTACCTTTGTTTGCCATAcatggcactgcagcagcatcaTCTCCTCTCAGATGTAACAGTACGCGGCTTTGTTGCTGGAGCCACCAATATCCTGTTCCGTCAGCAGAAACATCTGAGTGATGCCATTGTGGAA ATAGAAGATGCTCAGGTACAAATCCACGATCCAGAACTCCGCAAGATCCTCAACCCAACAACTGCTGACCTGCGGTTTGCAGATTACTTGGTGAAGCATGTAACTGAGAACAGAGATGATGTTTTCCTTGATGGCACaggatgggaaggaggagatGAGTGGATCAGGGCTCAGTTCAGTGCTTATCTTCATGCACttcttgctgctgtgctgcaacCAG ACAATGAAAAGACCTTGGCAGACTTCGGAACAGCATTTGTAGCAGCCTGGAAAAATACACACAACTACAGAGTATGGAATAGCAACAAGCATCCAGCTCTTGCAGAGGTAAATTCTAG CCATCCATTCCAGGGACAGTACTCTGTATCAGATGTGAAGTTAAGATTGTCACA CTCTGTGCAAAACAGTGAACGTGGAAAGAAGATTGGAAACGCAATGGTTTCTACAAGCAGAAATGTTGTACAAACAGGAAAAGCTGTAG GTCAGTCAGTTGGAGGAGCCTTCACAAGTGCAAAATCAGCTATGTCATCGTGGTTTTCCACTTTTACTCAGTCAACCCAAAGCCTTGGGGACTAA
- the AVL9 gene encoding late secretory pathway protein AVL9 homolog isoform X2 has translation MRFPGRRLKRSRLALATPPMNPTFPGELPAEREESDTAPPPELPCPQRGHLLRGRDEAKPSPGCRGEGGRSGKRKGDASGAPPSPGRALRKRRRPGLCPCGTLGRLEAEREAEHGGILRSGHRRGSMEKRGASPAAPTRGPVLHIVVVGFHHKKGCQVEFSYPSLKPGEGHDSHSLPEEWKYLPFLALPDGAHNYQEDTVFFHLPPRCGDRTTVYGVSCYRQIEAKALKVRQADITRETVQKSVCVLCQLPLYGLLQAKLQLITHAYFEEKDFSQISILKELYDHMNSSLGSTLLEGSQVYLGLSPRDLVLHFRHKVLILFKLILLEKKVLFYISPVNRLVGALMTVLSLFPGMIEHGLTDCSQYKPRKSISEDSGLQENTPRLDDSVSAADTSNTNLRMGEGGRKTAGNHTLEAKVPFSQLEKTCNGAQSSNGTVQRLKVPSRASPASSESDWETLDPSVLEDLNLKEGEHENTASEQAGNLPSEGMSSESLPITVQPQANTGHAVLVPGLVSGLEEDQYGMPLAIFTKGYLCLPYMALQQHHLLSDVTVRGFVAGATNILFRQQKHLSDAIVEIEDAQVQIHDPELRKILNPTTADLRFADYLVKHVTENRDDVFLDGTGWEGGDEWIRAQFSAYLHALLAAVLQPDNEKTLADFGTAFVAAWKNTHNYRVWNSNKHPALAEVNSSHPFQGQYSVSDVKLRLSHSVQNSERGKKIGNAMVSTSRNVVQTGKAVGQSVGGAFTSAKSAMSSWFSTFTQSTQSLGD, from the exons ATGCGTTTTCCTGGCCGGAGGTTAAAACGAAGCCGCTTGGCCCTGGCAACCCCTCCAATGAATCCAACCTTCCCGGGGGAGCTCCCTGCGGAGCGGGAGGAGTCTGACACCGCCCCTCCTCCAGAACTGCCCTGCCCACAGCGCGGGCACCTCCTGCGGGGACGGGATGAAGCGAAACCCTCCCCCGGCTGCCgtggagagggagggaggagcgGTAAGAGGAAGGGTGATGCCAGCGGCGCCCCGCCCTCCCCTGGCCGGGCGCTGCGGAAGCGCAGGCGGCCGGGGCTGTGTCCCTGTGGGACCCTTGGGCGGCTGGAGGCGGAGCGAGAAGCCGAGCACGGCGGCATCCTCCGGAGCGGCCATCGCAGGGGCTCTATGGAGAAGCGGGGCGCTTCACCGGCCGCCCCAACTCGGGGCCCGGTGCTGCACATCGTGGTGGTGGGCTTCCACCACAAGAAGGGCTGCCAG GTTGAATTTTCCTATCCTTCCCTAAAGCCTGGAGAAGGACATGACAGCCACAGTTTACCAGAGGAATGGAAATACTTGCCATTTCTTGCCTTACCAGATGGTGCTCACAACTATCAGGAAG aTACTGTGTTCTTCCATTTGCCACCAAGATGTGGGGATCGAACCACAGTATATGGCGTCTCTTGCTATAGGCAAATTGAAGCAAAG GCATTAAAAGTACGGCAAGCAGACATCACCCGAGAAACAGTGCAGAAAAGTGTCTGTGTTCTCTGTCAACTG cCTTTGTATGGGCTACTTCAGGCAAAGCTGCAACTCATTACCCACGcgtattttgaagaaaaagactTCTCCCAAATTTCAATTCTAAAG GAGCTGTATGATCATATGAATAGTTCCTTGGGCAGTACTTTGCTAGAAGGGTCACAAGTTTATCTTG GTCTGTCTCCTCGGGATCTTGTTCTCCATTTTAGACACAAG gtcttgattctttttaaattgattCTTCTAGAGAAAAAG GTGCTGTTTTATATTTCTCCAGTAAATAGACTGGTGGGAGCTCTGATGACTGTTCTGTCACTCTTTCCTG GTATGATTGAACATGGTCTTACTGACTGCTCACAGTATAAACCAAGAAAGAGCATATCGGAGGATTCCGGCTTGCAGGAAAACACACCACGGTTAGATGACTCTGTGTCTGCTGCTGATACTTCAAATACAAACTTAAGAATGGGAGAAGGAGGCAGGAAGACAGCAGGAAACCACACACTGGAAGCAAAAGTGCCTTTCTCCCAGTTAGAGAAGACTTGCAACGGAGCTCAGTCCTCCAATGGTACGGTGCAGCGCTTGAAAGTTCCTTCTCGGGCTTCTCCAGCCTCCTCTGAAAGTGACTGGGAGACCTTAGATCCTAGTGTTTTGGAGGACTTGAATCTGAAAGAAGGTGAACATGAAAATACAGCATCAGAACAGGCTGGTAATCTTCCAAGTGAAGGCATGAGCTCAGAAAGCCTTCCAATCACTGTGCAGCCCCAAGCGAATACAGGACACGCGGTGCTTGTTCCAGGACTGGTATCTGGATTAGAAGAGGACCAGTATGGTATGCCATTGGCTATTTTTACAAAG GGGTACCTTTGTTTGCCATAcatggcactgcagcagcatcaTCTCCTCTCAGATGTAACAGTACGCGGCTTTGTTGCTGGAGCCACCAATATCCTGTTCCGTCAGCAGAAACATCTGAGTGATGCCATTGTGGAA ATAGAAGATGCTCAGGTACAAATCCACGATCCAGAACTCCGCAAGATCCTCAACCCAACAACTGCTGACCTGCGGTTTGCAGATTACTTGGTGAAGCATGTAACTGAGAACAGAGATGATGTTTTCCTTGATGGCACaggatgggaaggaggagatGAGTGGATCAGGGCTCAGTTCAGTGCTTATCTTCATGCACttcttgctgctgtgctgcaacCAG ACAATGAAAAGACCTTGGCAGACTTCGGAACAGCATTTGTAGCAGCCTGGAAAAATACACACAACTACAGAGTATGGAATAGCAACAAGCATCCAGCTCTTGCAGAGGTAAATTCTAG CCATCCATTCCAGGGACAGTACTCTGTATCAGATGTGAAGTTAAGATTGTCACA CTCTGTGCAAAACAGTGAACGTGGAAAGAAGATTGGAAACGCAATGGTTTCTACAAGCAGAAATGTTGTACAAACAGGAAAAGCTGTAG GTCAGTCAGTTGGAGGAGCCTTCACAAGTGCAAAATCAGCTATGTCATCGTGGTTTTCCACTTTTACTCAGTCAACCCAAAGCCTTGGGGACTAA